A region of the Sinorhizobium arboris LMG 14919 genome:
CATGCTGTTGAAGCTGATGAAAAACGCTATTCTCATGCCGCATGACATTGATCCCCTGCTTGTGTCCAGAACGCCGCGAAACGTCTGAAACCAAGTAGAATCAATGTCATGCGCCTTGTCCACAAAATTAAACCGGACAGCAGTGGGTCAAGCCCGAGGATGACGGGCGTAGAGAATGCGAGGGGCTGGGAAGGGAGGTTGCGATGGGCTCAAAGACGGCCGCCGCCCTGGCAATGCCGATCATCGGGTCGGTGCAGAGCTCTCCACAGTCTTTACGACCCTCACCACCCGTCATCCTCGGGCCTTGACCCGAGGATCCATTCGCCTTTCACAACCTCGTCGCAAAAACCCGGCCAATTCTGAACTGACCGGCTCTTTTGTCGAGTTCGTCCGCCGTTCACCGCTTGGAGATCGGCACGTAGTCGCGCAGCGGTGCGCCGACGTAAAGTTGGCGCGGACGGCCGATGCGCTGTTCCGGATCTTCGATCATCTCGTTCCACTGAGCGATCCAGCCGACGGTGCGGGCAAGGGCGAAGAGCACCGTGAACATCGTGGTGGGGAAGCCCAGCGCCTTCAGCGTAATTCCCGAGTAGAAGTCGATGTTCGGATAGAGCTTCTTCTCGATGAAGTACTCGTCGGTCAGGGCGATGCGTTCGAGCTCCATCGCGACTTCGAGGAGCGGATCGTCCTTGTGACCGAGCTCGGCGAGAACTTCATGCGTCGTCTTCTGCATGATCTTCGCACGCGGATCGTAGTTCTTGTAGACCCGGTGACCGAAGCCCATGAGGCGGAACGGATCGTTCTTGTCCTTTGCCTTGGCGATATATTCCGGAATGCGGTCGACCGTGCCGATTTCGGCGAGCATGTTGAGTGCCGCCTCGTTCGCGCCGCCATGGGCCGGTCCCCAAAGGCATGCGATACCGGCAGCGATACAGGCGAAGGGATTGGCACCGGACGAGCCGGCGAGGCGCACGGTCGAGGTCGACGCGTTCTGCTCATGATCGGCGTGGAGGATGAAGATCCGGTCCATGGCGCGCGCCAGAACCGGGTTCACGACATATTCCTCGCAGGGCACGGCGAAGCACATGCGCAGGAAGTTCGAGGCGTAGTCGAGATCGTTCTTCGGGTAAACGAAGGGCTGGCCGATATGGTATTTGTAGGCCATCGCGGCGATCGTCGGCATCTTGGCGATCATACGCAGCGATGCGACCATCCGCTGATGCGGATCGGTGATGTCCGTCGAGTCGTGATAGAAGGCGGAGAGGGCTCCGACGCAGCCGCACATGACGGCCATCGGGTGGGCGTCGCGGCGGAAGCCGGTGAAAAACCGCGACATCTGCTCGTGGACCATGGTGTGATGGGTCACGCGATAGTCGAAATCGGCCTTCTGAGCCTTTGTCGGCAGCTCGCCGTAGAGAAGCAGATAGCAGACTTCGAGGAAATCGCCGTGCTCGGCGAGTTGCTCGATCGGAAAGCCGCGGTGAAGCAGGACGCCCTCGTCGCCGTCGATATAGGTGATCTTCGACTCACACGATGCCGTGGAGGTAAAGCCCGGATCGTAGGTGAACATCGTCGTCTGCTTGTAGAGCGAACCGATGTCCACGACATCCGGACCGATCGATCCCGATCGCACCGGCAGGTCCGCGGATTTTCCGCCGAATGTTACTGTCGCGCTTTTTTCTGACATGGGACCCTCCGTGTTGTGACATCGTGGCATAGTTCTGTGCCGCGAATTTGAGCGTTGCGAATTTGCTATATGATTTATTTTCGACTGCCAAGCAGTACCAAAGCCAAACTTGTGCGATGCGAAATCCGCATATGGCAACGCAACAATCGCATGTTACGGCAATTCGTCCGAAGAGATCAATGATCGCTAAGCTGATAATGCGGTACCATTCTAATTAGGTGCCTGTTTTTTGAGCACAGGGCTCCGATTGCAAGATTGCCCCGTTGGCGGCAGGATCGCGAAACAGTGGGCGGGCGGAGCGAGATGGGGGAGAGCCGGGCACAAACGGTCGTGGGCGAGGGGGAGCGCAGCGCATGGCCCCCGGTCGAGGGTGCGCAGGTCCTCACTGGCGATCTGCCCTCCGGATGCTGCGAACGCCGGACGCCCGCAGGCCGGCATGCGGCCATTATTCGCCAGCGGATCCGCTCGGTGGCCGCAGCATTTTCCCTCGGTGCAAGGGCTGCGGTTGCCGAAGAGCGGGAATACGGCCACGGCTTCGTCCTTATCCCGGTCGTTCTGGCACTCGGCTCCCTTACCTGGTTCGCACTACCCGAAACCGTCGGAATTGCCAAACTTGCAGCGCTGCTTTGCGTTTTCGGAATATCTGCGGTCCTATGTCGGGGAGGTCTGCGAAACTGGCGGCCCTTGGCGGTCGCGCCTGCTCTTTTTGCTGCTGGGATGCTGCTTGCCGCGGCCGAAACGGCGAGGCTCGACACAGTCATTCTCGACACTCCCGTTACGACGACTGTTCGCGGAACCGTCCTTTCGCGGGATCCGGACGACCGGGGACGCTGGCGTTATCTGGTGGAAATCCATGAAACATCCGGCCCACGGCTGCGCAGAGCCCCGAAGAGAACGACGCTTCTGGCGCGGAGCGCTCACGAACCGTTTCCGGTCGGGGCGATGATCGAGGGCAAGGCCCGTTTGTCGCCGCCCTCCGGACCGGCTCTGCCAGGTCTCAACGATTTCGCTTTCAGCGCCTATTTCAAAGGTGTGGGCGCGGTCGGATTTTTCTACGGCGCGCCGCACGCGCCGTTGGATGCCGGCGCTGTGGCCGATCCGTCCCGGGCTTCGCCGCCGGGGCAAGCGGCCGCATATCTGGCACAGGTACGCGAATCGGTAGGCAACCGGATTCGCTCGGCGATCGGCGGAGACACCGGTGCGATCGCTGCGGCGCTCGTGACCGGCGAGGAGCGCGCGATCAGCCGCGAGGCCGTCGAGATGCTGCGCGCCGCCGGCCTGTCGCATGTCCTTGCGATCTCGGGACTCAACATGGTGCTGGCGGCGGGTACGTTTCTCATCGGTGCCCGGACCCTGTTGAGCTTCGTCCCGGGGTTGGCCGAAAGATATCCCGTGAAGAAGATCGCTGCCGTCGGCGCTCTTCTCATGGTCTTCTTCTATATACTGATTTCCGGCGGTGCGGTCTCGGCGCTCAGATCCTGGATCATGATCTCGATCATGCTCGTTGCAGTGTTCTTCGACCGCGTTTCGATCAGCCTGCGCAACGTGGCGCTTGCCGCACTCGTGATCCTTGCCTGGACACCATCGGCGGCAGCCGGACCCGGGTTCCAAATGTCCTTTGCGGCGACGCTGGCTCTCGTTGCCGGCTATTCCCGCTGGCGCGACCACAGGAGAAAAGATCGCGAAACCTCGAGGAAGCGGGTGGGTGTGGGAGCCTTGTCCGGCCTCGCCATCGGGACTGTCGCCACCTCCGTCATCGGCGGCCTGGCCACGGCAGTTTACGCGGCTGCCCACTTCAACCGGCTTCCCGGCTACGGGTTGGCGGCAAACGTTCTCACGACGCCTCTGATCAGCATTCTCATCATGCCTTTTGCGTTGTTCGCGATGCTGCTTATGCCGTTCGGGCTCGAACATTATCCCCTTGCGATCATGGGGCAGGGGCTGGACTGGATGCTGGCGGTCGCCCGATATGTGGCCTCGCTCGACGGCGAGTGGACGACCGGTCGCATGGGCGGCGCGCCCTTCTTCCTTATTGCCTTCGGCGGCATCCTGCTCTGCGTGCTGAGAACCCGGCTGGCGCTCGCCGGCGCGGGGCTGATCGCTCTGGGTGCATGCGCGATCGCGCTCGAACCGGGCAAGGGGCGCCCGTCGATCGCGATATCGGAGGATGCTCAACTGATCGGCCTCATCACCGCTGATGCAATTGCGACCAATCGGAGCCGGCCGCCGGAGTTCATCTTCTCGCAATGGCAGCGTGCACTTGCGACCGCAGAACACAAGGCACCGCTCGATCTTGCAACGGAACAGTACGCCGATGTCGGGGCGGCAGCTTTGCTGGCCTCGGCCCAATCCGGCGTCTTCGCCTGCAGAAAAGGGGTAGGGTGCGCCGGGCGCAGCCGTGAGGGATGGACAGTGGCTGTTATCGAAAAGGTCGAATCTCTCTCGTTCCTGTGCGGCCGCGCCGATCTGGTGGTCGTCGCCAGCCGCCGGCCTTCGGCAGCCTGCCCGTCCGGCGGATCATTGGTCATAAGTATCGAGACGCTGCGGCGGACGGGGGCGGTCGAAATCCATGCCGAGGAGGAACGAACGGGGTCGCGCCCCCGCATGCGGATCGTAAGCTCGTTCTCCTCCACTGAACGGCCCTGGCAGCGCCATCGCCGCTACGACTGGCGGAGCGGCAGCTTTGTCCCGCAGGGATCACCGCTTTGACGGTCCGCGCAGCTTCATCGTCCGATCTGCTGCCATATTCTTGATTATTGTACTCCACAAATCTTGTCATGCCGCCATTGTTTGTCGTAAAGAGCCTTGCGAAAGCGCTCCGGCAAAGACGGCGCAGGGCATGAGCGGCTGCGGTTTGCATCCGGCGCCGTCCTGATTGTTGAAAATCGATTGCAGCCCGCGACGCTCGGGCGAATGCGGGAAAAGAGGAACGAGATGTCTGATCGGATCCGGCAGAAATTGAACGTGTTGCTGGCGGCAACCTTGGCTGTTTTCCTTGCCGGCCCGGTCGCGCCCGGCCTCGCGCAGACCGCGCAACAGCCCTCGTCCGTTTCGGTCGACGCGCAGCCGAACGTTTCCGGCGCCGATGACCCGGACGCGCTACCGGCGCTGTCGGCCGAGGCAGCGGCGGGCGTTGCAACGGCGGAGGGAGCAAACCCTGTGCTTCCGCATGATCTTTCGCCGGTCGGCATGTTTCTCGCCGCCGATATAGTCGTAAAGGCGGTGATGGTGGCTCTGGCGCTCGCCTCCGTCGCCACTTGGGCGATCTTCCTCGTGAAGACGCTGGAACTCATATATGCCAAGTCGCGTCTCAAGCGCGCCGTGGCGGCTCTCGTTTCCGCGAATGGTCTCGCCGACGCGCAGCCAAATCTCGAGCGCCGCGCCGGCGTGGCTGGGGACATGGTCGCTGCGGCGATCGACGAAATGACACGCTCGGAAGCCGTTCTGGACCTTGCGCCGGCAGGAGGTGTCAAGGAACGCGTCTCCTCTCTGCTCACGCGTATCGAAGTTCGCGCCGGCAAGAGGATGAGCGCCGGTACGGGAATCCTGGCATCCATCGGGTCCGTTGGTCCATTCGTCGGCCTCTTCGGTACCGTTTGGGGGATCATGAATTCCTTCATCGGCATCAGCAAGGCGCAGACGACGAACCTCGCCATCGTTGCGCCGGGCATCGCCGAGGCGCTGCTGGCGACTGCGATCGGCCTCGTCGCGGCAATACCGGCGGTGGTGATCTACAACTATTTTGCCCGGTCCGTCGGGGGCTACAAGCTCATTCTGGCCGATGCGGCGGCAGCCGTCGAAAGACTGGTCAGCCGCGATCTCGATCATCGCCACGCCCGCAGGGCGCCGCCGCGCCGCCAGGACGGCTTCGCCCATGCCTCCGACTCGATCGCCAGAATCGGATAAGCGAAAATGGCTGGAAAAATTTCCGAGAGCAGCGGCGATCTCGACGAGAACAGCGAGATCAACGTCACCCCCTTCATCGACGTCATGCTCGTGCTCCTCATCATCTTCATGGTGGCCGCACCGCTCGCGACGGTCGACATGAAGGTCGACCTGCCGCAATCCGTCGCAAAACCCACGCCGCGCGACGACAAACCGGTTTTCGTGACGCTGAAGGCCGATCTCACGCTTGCCATCGGCAATGAAGAGGCGCCTCGGGAGGCCTTTGTTTCCGAGCTGAACAGGATAACCGGCGGCAACGCGGAAACGCGCGTGCTCCTGCGCGCCGATCGCCTGGTCGACTACGGCGAACTGATGACGGTGATGAACCTCATTCAGAATGCGGGCTACGGCAAGATCGCACTCGTCGGCCTGGAGGCCGCGCCCGCCCGCTGACGTTCGATAGACTGTGTGCCGGCGGTCGCCTTTTTGCGCGCACCGATACGCAGTCGCTTGAAACCGGCCGTGCGGCGATCTATGAGCTTAGTGCATGCGCCCAGAAGCTCCGAGCGGTTTCTGGGCTGATCGCAATGCACAGAGGCAACAACCTAGAGCGCGTCGCATGAATACGATCGGTGCGTCGCGCCTCAGGCAACAGGC
Encoded here:
- the exbB gene encoding tonB-system energizer ExbB codes for the protein MSDRIRQKLNVLLAATLAVFLAGPVAPGLAQTAQQPSSVSVDAQPNVSGADDPDALPALSAEAAAGVATAEGANPVLPHDLSPVGMFLAADIVVKAVMVALALASVATWAIFLVKTLELIYAKSRLKRAVAALVSANGLADAQPNLERRAGVAGDMVAAAIDEMTRSEAVLDLAPAGGVKERVSSLLTRIEVRAGKRMSAGTGILASIGSVGPFVGLFGTVWGIMNSFIGISKAQTTNLAIVAPGIAEALLATAIGLVAAIPAVVIYNYFARSVGGYKLILADAAAAVERLVSRDLDHRHARRAPPRRQDGFAHASDSIARIG
- a CDS encoding ComEC/Rec2 family competence protein, coding for MGESRAQTVVGEGERSAWPPVEGAQVLTGDLPSGCCERRTPAGRHAAIIRQRIRSVAAAFSLGARAAVAEEREYGHGFVLIPVVLALGSLTWFALPETVGIAKLAALLCVFGISAVLCRGGLRNWRPLAVAPALFAAGMLLAAAETARLDTVILDTPVTTTVRGTVLSRDPDDRGRWRYLVEIHETSGPRLRRAPKRTTLLARSAHEPFPVGAMIEGKARLSPPSGPALPGLNDFAFSAYFKGVGAVGFFYGAPHAPLDAGAVADPSRASPPGQAAAYLAQVRESVGNRIRSAIGGDTGAIAAALVTGEERAISREAVEMLRAAGLSHVLAISGLNMVLAAGTFLIGARTLLSFVPGLAERYPVKKIAAVGALLMVFFYILISGGAVSALRSWIMISIMLVAVFFDRVSISLRNVALAALVILAWTPSAAAGPGFQMSFAATLALVAGYSRWRDHRRKDRETSRKRVGVGALSGLAIGTVATSVIGGLATAVYAAAHFNRLPGYGLAANVLTTPLISILIMPFALFAMLLMPFGLEHYPLAIMGQGLDWMLAVARYVASLDGEWTTGRMGGAPFFLIAFGGILLCVLRTRLALAGAGLIALGACAIALEPGKGRPSIAISEDAQLIGLITADAIATNRSRPPEFIFSQWQRALATAEHKAPLDLATEQYADVGAAALLASAQSGVFACRKGVGCAGRSREGWTVAVIEKVESLSFLCGRADLVVVASRRPSAACPSGGSLVISIETLRRTGAVEIHAEEERTGSRPRMRIVSSFSSTERPWQRHRRYDWRSGSFVPQGSPL
- the exbD gene encoding TonB system transport protein ExbD, whose translation is MAGKISESSGDLDENSEINVTPFIDVMLVLLIIFMVAAPLATVDMKVDLPQSVAKPTPRDDKPVFVTLKADLTLAIGNEEAPREAFVSELNRITGGNAETRVLLRADRLVDYGELMTVMNLIQNAGYGKIALVGLEAAPAR
- the gltA gene encoding citrate synthase, with protein sequence MSEKSATVTFGGKSADLPVRSGSIGPDVVDIGSLYKQTTMFTYDPGFTSTASCESKITYIDGDEGVLLHRGFPIEQLAEHGDFLEVCYLLLYGELPTKAQKADFDYRVTHHTMVHEQMSRFFTGFRRDAHPMAVMCGCVGALSAFYHDSTDITDPHQRMVASLRMIAKMPTIAAMAYKYHIGQPFVYPKNDLDYASNFLRMCFAVPCEEYVVNPVLARAMDRIFILHADHEQNASTSTVRLAGSSGANPFACIAAGIACLWGPAHGGANEAALNMLAEIGTVDRIPEYIAKAKDKNDPFRLMGFGHRVYKNYDPRAKIMQKTTHEVLAELGHKDDPLLEVAMELERIALTDEYFIEKKLYPNIDFYSGITLKALGFPTTMFTVLFALARTVGWIAQWNEMIEDPEQRIGRPRQLYVGAPLRDYVPISKR